A portion of the Vibrio coralliirubri genome contains these proteins:
- a CDS encoding 2OG-Fe dioxygenase family protein, which produces MLHAHENTLHITHLSNHAVKELSPSFSKLPSTEHADGQFRLRRYSVVEFSNGQVVELDKHNFVQSEDINHFQGDVVRQFEPIEAQILSSEGMQEMCELFIETNGLEDGQEIEIHQIRIAAIFEETQVAPEGVHQDGFDHIAIIGVTRHNIVGGEVMLYQDSHEAPFFRKVLGDGEVAMLADSKLWHNAQPIRTIDHGEMGYMDVFVLTAKDARNVLHS; this is translated from the coding sequence ATGTTACATGCTCACGAAAATACCCTACATATTACCCACCTCAGTAACCACGCGGTTAAGGAGTTGTCACCTTCATTCTCTAAGCTACCAAGCACAGAGCATGCGGATGGCCAGTTCCGATTGAGAAGGTACTCAGTGGTTGAATTCAGTAATGGACAAGTCGTTGAGCTAGACAAACATAACTTTGTTCAGTCTGAAGACATTAATCACTTTCAAGGTGACGTTGTTCGCCAGTTCGAGCCGATTGAAGCACAAATCCTAAGCAGCGAAGGCATGCAAGAGATGTGTGAACTGTTTATTGAAACTAACGGGCTTGAAGACGGACAAGAAATCGAAATCCATCAGATCCGTATCGCTGCAATTTTTGAAGAAACTCAGGTTGCACCGGAAGGTGTTCACCAAGATGGTTTTGACCACATCGCGATCATTGGTGTTACTCGCCACAACATCGTTGGTGGTGAAGTGATGCTGTATCAAGATAGCCACGAAGCACCATTCTTTAGAAAAGTGTTAGGCGATGGTGAAGTGGCAATGCTTGCTGATAGTAAGCTCTGGCACAATGCACAACCGATTCGTACCATAGACCACGGCGAGATGGGCTACATGGATGTGTTTGTTCTAACGGCTAAGGATGCGCGCAATGTCCTTCACTCTTAA
- a CDS encoding cysteine desulfurase-like protein, producing MSFTLNDVRQQFSALGQYHNGKPVTFFDGPGGSQVPENVLASMTEYLGHFNSNLGGHYFSSQKTTSLMQQAREAAQALLNAESSGNVVFGANMTSLTFQLSRAISRDWKEGDEVIVTALDHYSNVSSWQQAADDKGAIVRQVRVDESDCSLDMAHFESLLNEKTKLVAVTFASNTTGSIVDMAKVIELAHQHGAQVYVDAVHYAPHHLIDVQQLNCDFLACSAYKFFGPHVGIAYIAPQWLHTLKPYKVEPATNIGPGRFETGTQSFEGLAGVIAAVDYLAQFGEPTDSLRSRLEQSYVLYNKHESQLSEYFLKRLSDLEGAKLYGKTEFDSNLRTPTFAVTFENHSPEFIAKKLGEHNICVWNGHFYALGLVKQLGIEEQGVVRIGCMHYNSIEEIDLLFNVLEGILRSH from the coding sequence ATGTCCTTCACTCTTAATGATGTGCGCCAACAGTTTAGCGCGTTAGGCCAATATCATAATGGCAAGCCAGTCACTTTCTTTGATGGGCCGGGCGGATCTCAGGTGCCTGAGAATGTTTTAGCATCAATGACCGAATACCTAGGGCATTTCAATTCAAACCTAGGCGGGCACTATTTTTCTAGCCAAAAGACCACAAGCTTAATGCAGCAAGCGCGAGAAGCGGCGCAAGCACTGCTTAATGCGGAGTCTTCTGGCAACGTTGTGTTCGGCGCTAACATGACATCGCTGACCTTCCAACTGAGCCGAGCGATCAGCCGAGATTGGAAAGAGGGCGATGAAGTTATCGTCACGGCGTTAGATCATTATTCGAATGTATCGAGCTGGCAGCAAGCGGCAGATGACAAAGGCGCGATCGTTCGCCAAGTTCGTGTCGATGAATCAGATTGCAGCCTAGACATGGCGCACTTTGAGTCTTTGCTGAACGAGAAAACCAAACTTGTCGCGGTGACGTTTGCTTCGAACACGACGGGCTCGATTGTCGATATGGCGAAAGTTATTGAACTTGCACATCAGCATGGTGCGCAGGTTTATGTCGATGCCGTGCATTACGCGCCACACCACTTGATTGATGTTCAACAACTGAATTGTGATTTCTTAGCGTGTTCAGCTTATAAGTTCTTCGGCCCGCATGTGGGCATTGCTTATATTGCACCTCAATGGCTACACACGTTAAAGCCTTACAAGGTTGAGCCAGCGACAAACATTGGCCCAGGCCGTTTTGAAACAGGTACGCAAAGCTTTGAAGGCCTTGCCGGTGTGATTGCAGCAGTAGATTACTTGGCGCAGTTTGGTGAGCCAACCGATTCATTGCGTTCTCGTTTAGAGCAAAGCTACGTGCTTTATAATAAGCATGAAAGCCAACTGAGTGAGTACTTCCTGAAACGCTTGTCTGATCTTGAAGGGGCAAAACTTTACGGGAAAACAGAGTTTGACTCGAATCTAAGAACGCCAACCTTTGCGGTTACCTTTGAAAACCATTCTCCAGAGTTCATCGCTAAGAAGTTAGGTGAGCATAATATCTGTGTGTGGAATGGTCACTTCTACGCATTAGGGTTGGTGAAGCAGTTGGGTATTGAAGAGCAGGGCGTGGTGCGTATTGGTTGTATGCATTACAACTCTATTGAAGAGATCGACTTGCTGTTTAATGTGCTTGAAGGGATCTTGCGAAGCCACTAG
- a CDS encoding type 1 glutamine amidotransferase domain-containing protein, producing the protein MKKILIPVTNHATLGDTDQANGTYAPELTHALKEIIAAGFEYDIASIKGGKGPLYGTDIEGDSVNAEILADDDFQNRINNTIPVSQINAESYDAIFYPGGFGLLSDLATNEQFAAIAAKHYEDGGVIASVCHGPAALLPIVLSNGEKLLSSKSVTGFTREEEIDFGTINDIPFLLEESLARSAARFNKVQPWQELVIVDERVITGQNPTSAHAVGAALVKQLS; encoded by the coding sequence ATGAAAAAAATACTAATACCTGTAACTAACCACGCAACACTAGGCGATACAGACCAAGCGAACGGGACTTACGCGCCTGAACTGACTCATGCTCTCAAAGAGATCATTGCTGCGGGTTTTGAGTACGACATCGCTTCTATCAAGGGTGGTAAAGGCCCATTGTACGGAACCGATATTGAAGGGGATTCAGTAAACGCCGAGATCTTGGCTGATGATGATTTCCAGAACCGCATCAACAATACGATTCCGGTAAGCCAAATTAATGCAGAAAGCTACGATGCTATCTTCTACCCAGGTGGATTCGGTTTGCTTTCAGACCTAGCAACCAATGAGCAATTCGCTGCTATTGCGGCTAAGCATTACGAAGATGGTGGTGTGATTGCGTCAGTATGTCATGGCCCTGCGGCGCTCCTTCCGATTGTTCTGAGCAACGGCGAGAAGCTACTAAGCTCTAAATCGGTAACTGGTTTTACACGTGAAGAAGAGATCGACTTTGGCACCATCAACGACATTCCATTCCTACTGGAAGAGTCGCTTGCTCGCAGCGCTGCGCGTTTCAACAAGGTTCAACCTTGGCAAGAACTTGTGATTGTTGATGAGCGAGTGATTACAGGCCAAAACCCAACCAGCGCACACGCAGTAGGTGCAGCTCTGGTTAAGCAGCTGTCTTAG
- a CDS encoding LysR family transcriptional regulator, whose translation MDSFEGINEFVAVAECHGFSAAAKQLGCSTSHVSRQVSRLEERVGVALLARSTRMVSLTESGHTYYQQCKDLVIGLQQANEQVTSQQTQLSGTLRVSAAGAFAENYVAAALMEFAKDHPELTIEMNFNTKMVNFIEDGIDFAIRYGRLDDSGLVARKLVDRPMAAAASKDYIEQFGTPTHPEQLKMHSCIIANSDQWLFEKEGKPLNAVRVHGRWRSNNSSAVLKACEEGLGVVYLPKSSFNGDLTNGKLVPVLEEYWGAGTSSWVVYQNRRFLPQRARLAIDFLVAYFSDWNE comes from the coding sequence ATGGACAGCTTTGAAGGGATTAATGAGTTTGTTGCGGTAGCCGAGTGTCACGGCTTTTCTGCAGCAGCAAAACAACTGGGCTGCAGTACCAGTCATGTCAGTCGCCAAGTTTCAAGGTTAGAAGAGAGAGTGGGTGTGGCGTTGCTTGCACGCTCTACACGAATGGTAAGCCTGACCGAATCGGGTCACACCTATTATCAGCAGTGCAAAGACTTAGTAATAGGGCTTCAGCAAGCGAACGAGCAAGTGACTTCTCAACAAACTCAGCTTAGCGGTACTTTGCGTGTGAGTGCCGCAGGTGCGTTTGCCGAGAATTATGTTGCGGCGGCGTTGATGGAGTTTGCCAAAGATCATCCTGAGCTCACCATCGAAATGAACTTCAATACTAAGATGGTTAACTTCATCGAAGATGGTATCGACTTCGCGATTCGTTATGGTCGATTGGACGATTCAGGTTTGGTGGCAAGAAAGCTCGTCGATCGCCCGATGGCGGCCGCAGCCAGTAAAGACTATATAGAACAATTTGGTACGCCCACTCATCCTGAGCAGTTAAAAATGCACAGCTGTATTATCGCTAACAGTGATCAGTGGCTATTCGAGAAAGAGGGCAAACCGTTAAATGCAGTGCGAGTGCACGGGCGCTGGCGCAGTAACAATTCGAGCGCAGTACTGAAAGCATGTGAAGAGGGGCTTGGTGTTGTCTACCTACCCAAAAGTAGTTTCAATGGCGACCTAACCAATGGAAAGCTTGTCCCGGTGCTTGAAGAGTATTGGGGAGCAGGAACCAGCAGTTGGGTCGTATATCAAAACCGCCGTTTTTTACCCCAGAGAGCACGGTTGGCGATCGACTTCTTAGTCGCTTATTTTTCGGATTGGAATGAATAA